The Mercurialis annua linkage group LG7, ddMerAnnu1.2, whole genome shotgun sequence genome includes the window GTAATGCATCTCATGATGGGAAGATATTATGTCCATGTAGATGTTGCGTGAATCGCTATCTACAAACTAAGGAAGAAACTAGAGTGCATTTAAGGTGTGATGGGTTTTTACCGGGGTATACTAAATGGATTTGTCATGGAGAATCCTCTAATAATGCTTCAACATCATCCACTTTTCCGGAAAGTACTAGTTCACGAGGATTAGAATATGTCCAAGCGCAACCAAATCTACGAAAGCCTGATGACATAGTAGGGTTATTGCGTGATGCTATAGGTGTGGTTAGGCAAGTGAATGATAACATAGCATTAGATGTTGATGAGGAGGTGGATTCCGAAAATGTAGGGATAGACATAGAACAACCAGGAGTATCCACCACAGGGGTGTCTAGTGAATTTCAGAAGCTACTAGACGATGTTGACAAAGAAGTATATCCAGGGTGTAAGACATTTTCTAAATTGTCTTGCATTTTACATATATACCACATGAAATATCTTAATGGATGGACGGAGAAATCCGTTAGTATGCTCTTGGAGTTTCTACTTGATTTGCTTCCAGAGGGTGCCTTACTGCCTAAAACTTATTATGAGTCTAAGAAGATTATTACAACATTAGGTCTTGATTATAAAAAGATCGATGCTTGTGAAAATGACTGTATGTTGTTTTGGGGTGAGAAATCAAGTGATGAAGTTTGCAGTAAATGTGGCACATCAAGATGGGTAGTTAATAAGAACGAGCAAGTGAATTCCAATGATAATTCAGTGAATAAGCCTGTTGCTAAGAGAAAGAAGCCCGTCAAAGTTTTGCGTTACTTTCCATTAATACCAAGGCTGCAAAGATTGTTTATTTCAAAGAAGACTTCGACTGACATGAGGTGGCATGCTGTGGGTCGCATAAAAGATGGGATGCTCAGACATCCTGCAGATGGGGAAGCTTGGAGAGCATTTGATGCCCAATTTCCAAATTTCTCGTCCGATCCACGAAATGTTAGATTTGGTCTTTCTAGTGACGGGTTCAATCCTTTCAGAACAATGAGTACTAATTATAGTACTTGGCCTGTCAT containing:
- the LOC126655789 gene encoding uncharacterized protein LOC126655789, which gives rise to MDKTWMVKSWNSDEYKVGVEQFLQFAFCNASHDGKILCPCRCCVNRYLQTKEETRVHLRCDGFLPGYTKWICHGESSNNASTSSTFPESTSSRGLEYVQAQPNLRKPDDIVGLLRDAIGVVRQVNDNIALDVDEEVDSENVGIDIEQPGVSTTGVSSEFQKLLDDVDKEVYPGCKTFSKLSCILHIYHMKYLNGWTEKSVSMLLEFLLDLLPEGALLPKTYYESKKIITTLGLDYKKIDACENDCMLFWGEKSSDEVCSKCGTSRWVVNKNEQVNSNDNSVNKPVAKRKKPVKVLRYFPLIPRLQRLFISKKTSTDMRWHAVGRIKDGMLRHPADGEAWRAFDAQFPNFSSDPRNVRFGLSSDGFNPFRTMSTNYSTWPVMLIPYNMSPWICMKQSSFILSMIIPGKKGPGNDIDVYLQPLIEELKLLWEGVETYDAFGGETFNLRGALMWTINDFPAYAYLSGWSTKGRFACPCCAEFTNSRWLYKGGKHCYMGHRRWLPHDHSFRFKEHLFDGTQELGMAPVRATSGDVLNQLDDLQFGLEQLGKQSKSKKGKRKKQTP